One part of the Lachnospiraceae bacterium JLR.KK002 genome encodes these proteins:
- a CDS encoding GNAT family N-acetyltransferase, translated as MKECDLNSLLLVKSDASIHADRFQQQNNGKAVYFGAFVNNCAIGYVLLSLDNKEDVMPYTNQEKCADMIDLLVIEPLRNYGIGTRLSLVCEEYCKEAAIPYLGLDVNPTDNSAAKRLDERLGYHAVGELHLDGVYEYTDEQGNQGKYEDWCIDMIKRV; from the coding sequence GTGAAAGAATGTGATTTAAATAGTTTGTTATTGGTGAAAAGTGATGCTTCCATACATGCCGATAGATTTCAGCAACAGAATAACGGAAAAGCAGTTTATTTTGGCGCGTTTGTCAATAACTGCGCGATTGGATATGTGTTGTTATCGCTGGATAATAAAGAAGATGTCATGCCATATACAAACCAAGAAAAATGTGCAGATATGATTGATTTGCTGGTAATAGAGCCCTTAAGAAATTATGGCATTGGAACCCGACTGTCGTTGGTATGTGAAGAATATTGCAAAGAGGCCGCAATTCCCTATTTAGGACTTGATGTAAATCCAACGGACAATTCTGCGGCAAAGAGATTGGATGAAAGATTAGGATATCATGCGGTCGGTGAACTACACTTAGACGGTGTATACGAATATACCGATGAACAGGGCAATCAAGGAAAGTATGAAGATTGGTGCATAGATATGATAAAACGAGTATAA
- a CDS encoding MBL fold metallo-hydrolase, which yields MLNAGSRIVNNWIYPIDKGYVLIDTGYESGFAHFKKQLAKMQIAPQQIRYIFLTHAHDDHAGYLNEVLSECPDLQIVMSDKALERLYRGQNSFHGGCTTKIALFFCYLMKFVGKGKHLFPSIKQEYQCRCIQVTEQNRKQVELLLQGKIIDTPGHTSDSISLLLNDGSLFCGDAAMNGLPSLHRITIWVEDKTAFLKSWETIIALRPNLIYPGHGKPFEYEDLKINLKRTKNIELLPIQ from the coding sequence ATGCTCAATGCAGGAAGCAGGATAGTAAATAATTGGATATATCCTATTGACAAAGGCTATGTACTGATTGATACAGGGTATGAAAGCGGATTTGCACATTTTAAAAAGCAATTGGCAAAGATGCAAATAGCCCCTCAACAGATACGATATATTTTTTTGACACACGCTCACGATGACCACGCAGGTTATCTGAATGAAGTACTTTCGGAATGCCCTGACCTCCAAATCGTTATGAGCGACAAAGCATTAGAAAGATTATATAGAGGGCAAAACTCTTTTCATGGCGGTTGCACAACTAAGATTGCCTTGTTCTTTTGTTATTTAATGAAGTTCGTTGGCAAAGGTAAGCATTTGTTTCCCTCAATAAAACAAGAATATCAATGTAGATGTATTCAAGTGACCGAACAAAACCGTAAGCAAGTGGAACTTTTACTGCAAGGAAAAATTATTGATACTCCCGGTCATACCTCCGATTCCATATCGCTTTTACTAAATGACGGTTCTCTATTCTGTGGTGACGCTGCTATGAACGGCTTGCCAAGTTTACATAGAATAACCATTTGGGTAGAGGACAAAACGGCTTTTCTGAAATCTTGGGAAACAATCATTGCACTTAGACCAAATCTAATATATCCGGGACATGGCAAGCCGTTTGAATATGAAGACCTTAAAATAAATCTAAAACGAACAAAAAATATAGAATTGTTACCGATTCAATAA
- a CDS encoding transposase: MESADSIRFLYRHFLSKLTDKSLNAFYYACSYAKVDYSRFMNATASMALKLIPKSLETQPVFLCMDDTIVPKYGKKFEDVSKLFDHSAHNGSGYLNGHCFVSVMLCVPMWDKGKIVYQAFPLSYRMWQKEESKLKLAASMVRQAMPELQEKANVIILCDSWYTKGDLVSVVDEYPNLGLIGNARYDSVLYDLAPQPTGKRGRPAKHGKRLSAEKDFTLSDEKIGGYYIGMRRVLTNIFGTREVFAYVTATEKEGGSRRLFFSTVFPTQLQIFCAWQEKTPLNQTGSAWMDYIPLFLYSFRWKIEVSYYEQKTFWSLCSYMVRSRKGIEMLVNLINIAYCAMKLLPYQDEAFSKYRRESAQDFRFVLSERIRQEVFFATFVKKSESIIKSSALMRALKYLVQQKERYL, encoded by the coding sequence CTGGAGTCAGCGGATTCCATCCGTTTCCTTTACAGACATTTCCTGTCAAAGCTAACAGATAAATCCCTGAATGCCTTTTACTATGCCTGCTCCTATGCCAAAGTGGATTATTCCAGGTTTATGAATGCAACAGCATCTATGGCATTGAAACTAATCCCGAAATCCTTAGAGACGCAGCCCGTTTTTTTATGCATGGATGATACCATTGTTCCCAAATATGGAAAGAAATTTGAGGATGTCTCAAAACTCTTTGACCATTCCGCGCACAACGGCAGCGGCTACCTGAATGGGCACTGCTTTGTAAGTGTCATGCTCTGTGTGCCAATGTGGGATAAAGGCAAGATTGTTTACCAGGCGTTTCCGCTTTCCTACCGTATGTGGCAGAAAGAAGAGTCAAAATTAAAGCTGGCTGCTTCCATGGTACGCCAGGCCATGCCTGAATTACAGGAAAAGGCGAATGTCATTATCCTATGCGACAGCTGGTATACAAAAGGGGATCTGGTTTCTGTCGTGGATGAATACCCAAACCTTGGCCTAATCGGAAATGCAAGGTATGACTCTGTCCTTTATGACCTTGCCCCGCAGCCGACCGGAAAAAGGGGCAGGCCTGCAAAACATGGGAAACGTCTTTCGGCGGAAAAAGATTTTACACTTTCGGATGAAAAAATAGGCGGTTATTATATTGGGATGCGCCGTGTCCTTACAAATATTTTCGGCACAAGGGAAGTTTTTGCCTATGTGACAGCCACAGAGAAGGAAGGCGGTTCCAGGCGCCTGTTCTTCAGTACGGTTTTCCCCACACAGCTGCAGATTTTTTGTGCATGGCAGGAAAAGACCCCCCTGAACCAGACGGGGAGTGCATGGATGGATTACATCCCCTTGTTCCTGTACTCATTCAGATGGAAGATAGAAGTCAGCTATTACGAACAGAAAACCTTCTGGTCACTATGCAGCTATATGGTGCGCAGCCGGAAAGGGATTGAAATGCTGGTTAATCTGATCAACATAGCTTATTGTGCGATGAAACTGCTGCCATATCAGGATGAAGCATTTTCAAAGTACCGTAGGGAAAGCGCACAGGATTTCAGGTTTGTGCTCAGCGAGCGGATCAGGCAGGAGGTATTTTTTGCCACTTTCGTGAAAAAGAGCGAAAGTATAATAAAATCATCTGCCCTTATGAGAGCCTTAAAATACCTTGTTCAGCAAAAGGAGCGCTATTTATAA